One part of the Paraburkholderia flagellata genome encodes these proteins:
- a CDS encoding branched-chain amino acid ABC transporter substrate-binding protein: MSLAAALRTATAYAFATLCRAGGKRRQFARLATGLLIGTLCALGVSGNAVAAGPLDVRIGFVSPLSGDYANYGRDLENGVQLALDEANAQNLKIGEQTAHFELVPIDDRSDPRLGVQAAATLANQGVNAVVGHFNSGSAIPASRIYESAGIPMISPAATNPVITSQGFANTFMVIANDTQNAGVAGAWAVDVMKAKRVAIIDDRTAFGQGEADVFEHAVREHGGNVVAREFAESIASDFGPQLAKIKAADADLLYFGGLAHQGAALVKQMKARSMNAQFVGGGGVANADFTHDAGAAAEGAMAWEYGRPLAQLPDGPRFEQAYKSRFGTDVLAYAPFGYDAAWAAIHAMVNAKSPKPEVYRGALKTLAFDGVTGRIAFEPNGSLKNGASTLWQVKKGVWVPVTTRGG; the protein is encoded by the coding sequence ATGAGTCTCGCCGCCGCGCTCAGAACCGCCACTGCCTACGCATTTGCCACGCTGTGCCGTGCGGGCGGCAAGCGCCGCCAGTTCGCCAGGCTTGCCACTGGACTCCTGATCGGCACTCTCTGCGCACTCGGCGTCAGCGGCAACGCTGTGGCCGCCGGCCCACTCGACGTACGCATCGGTTTCGTCTCGCCGCTCTCTGGCGACTACGCGAACTACGGCCGCGACCTGGAAAACGGCGTGCAGCTCGCCCTCGACGAAGCGAACGCGCAAAACCTCAAGATAGGCGAGCAGACGGCGCACTTCGAACTCGTGCCCATCGACGACCGCAGCGACCCGCGCCTCGGCGTCCAGGCCGCCGCAACGCTCGCGAACCAGGGTGTGAACGCCGTGGTCGGCCACTTCAACTCGGGCTCGGCCATTCCGGCCTCGCGCATCTACGAGAGCGCCGGCATTCCGATGATCAGCCCGGCAGCAACCAATCCCGTCATCACGTCGCAAGGCTTTGCCAACACCTTCATGGTGATTGCAAACGACACGCAGAACGCAGGCGTAGCCGGCGCGTGGGCCGTGGACGTGATGAAGGCCAAACGCGTGGCCATCATCGACGACCGCACCGCCTTCGGCCAGGGCGAAGCCGACGTGTTCGAGCACGCGGTGCGCGAGCATGGCGGCAACGTGGTCGCGCGCGAGTTCGCGGAAAGCATCGCGAGCGACTTCGGCCCGCAGCTCGCGAAAATCAAGGCCGCCGATGCCGACCTGCTCTACTTCGGCGGCCTCGCCCACCAGGGCGCGGCGCTCGTGAAACAGATGAAGGCGCGCAGCATGAACGCGCAGTTCGTGGGCGGCGGCGGCGTGGCGAACGCCGACTTCACCCACGACGCGGGAGCCGCCGCCGAAGGCGCGATGGCCTGGGAATACGGCCGCCCGCTCGCGCAACTGCCCGATGGCCCGCGCTTCGAGCAGGCCTATAAAAGCCGCTTCGGCACCGACGTGCTCGCCTACGCGCCGTTCGGCTACGACGCGGCGTGGGCCGCGATCCATGCGATGGTCAATGCGAAGTCGCCGAAACCCGAGGTGTACCGTGGCGCGCTCAAGACGCTCGCCTTC